From a region of the Thermomicrobium roseum DSM 5159 genome:
- a CDS encoding antibiotic biosynthesis monooxygenase family protein, with the protein MYGSIFHLHPKPGQKATIRQLFEQWDRERAPRVQGFHAGYLFQPDRSSDELIGVAIFADRESYRKNATDPKQDERYRSLRALLTEDPRWEDGEIIEAAERT; encoded by the coding sequence ATGTATGGAAGCATCTTTCATTTGCATCCCAAGCCTGGTCAGAAGGCCACCATACGCCAGCTTTTCGAACAATGGGACCGGGAACGAGCCCCCCGGGTACAGGGTTTTCATGCTGGCTATCTCTTTCAGCCTGATCGATCGAGCGACGAACTGATCGGTGTCGCGATCTTCGCGGACCGCGAGAGCTACCGGAAGAACGCTACTGACCCCAAGCAGGACGAAAGGTATCGCTCGCTCCGCGCTCTCCTGACCGAGGATCCTCGCTGGGAGGACGGTGAGATCATCGAAGCTGCCGAGCGGACATAA
- a CDS encoding metallophosphoesterase family protein: MSRLRCSIIALVFLAACTTSHAATITPHATEAITTTSATPARPVILWAVGDAATCRSKQDDEIAAFLAQQPGIIALLGDVVYERGTPEEFARCFDPLYGPLKDRLRPAVGNHEYGSRDAGPYFEYFGARAGLPGQGWYSYDLGEWHIIVLNSNCKPVGGCDEKSPQYQWLKADLTTHPARCTLAYWHHPRWSSGEHGSFESMQPIWSLLVRSGVDIVLSGHDHDYERFQPLDADGHPDPRHGTMQFVVGTGGRSLRPLGNPLPTSAIGTDTTFGVLRLELYPDHYSWEFVTIPGANFTDSGSAACH; this comes from the coding sequence ATGTCTCGTCTCCGGTGTTCGATCATCGCGCTGGTCTTCCTGGCCGCCTGCACCACCAGCCATGCGGCCACAATCACGCCGCACGCGACCGAAGCGATCACAACCACCTCTGCGACGCCAGCTCGACCAGTCATCCTGTGGGCAGTGGGAGATGCAGCGACGTGCCGATCGAAACAGGACGACGAGATCGCCGCATTCCTGGCGCAGCAACCAGGGATCATCGCCTTGCTCGGCGACGTCGTCTACGAGCGCGGGACACCGGAGGAGTTCGCTCGCTGCTTCGATCCACTTTATGGTCCGCTGAAGGATCGCCTGCGCCCGGCGGTCGGCAATCATGAATACGGCTCGCGCGATGCTGGGCCGTACTTCGAGTACTTCGGTGCGCGGGCAGGCCTTCCCGGCCAGGGATGGTACTCCTACGACCTGGGGGAATGGCACATCATCGTCCTGAACTCGAATTGCAAGCCGGTCGGTGGATGCGACGAGAAGTCGCCACAGTATCAGTGGCTGAAAGCGGACCTCACTACCCATCCAGCACGGTGCACGCTTGCGTACTGGCACCATCCGCGCTGGAGTTCGGGTGAGCACGGGAGCTTCGAGTCGATGCAGCCGATCTGGAGCCTCTTGGTCCGGTCCGGCGTCGACATCGTCCTCAGCGGGCACGACCATGACTACGAGCGTTTTCAGCCGCTCGACGCCGACGGCCACCCCGATCCTCGGCATGGGACGATGCAGTTCGTCGTCGGGACTGGTGGGCGCAGTCTCCGGCCGCTGGGCAACCCCCTTCCCACGAGCGCCATCGGGACTGACACGACCTTTGGTGTGCTACGGCTCGAACTCTACCCCGACCATTACTCGTGGGAGTTCGTTACGATCCCTGGAGCCAATTTCACCGATTCCGGAAGCGCTGCCTGCCACTGA